The genome window GGAAAGGTTCGACGAGGCGGTCGCTGCTTACAAGAGGGCGCTGGATGGGCGAAAGGGCTGGCCGGACGCGCAGGCGAATCTCGCAATCGCCGAAGCGCTGCTAAAGGCGAAACAGGAGAAGGAACAGGACGAGCAAGGGGAACCGAACGAGAAACCCGATCAGGTGCAATTCGACGACAAGGGCAAACAGGGCAAGCAAGGAAGGATCGACATCGCCGAACAAACGTCGGAGATGTGGATGAAGAATATCCAGGTGAGCCCGGCGGATCTCATGGCACGGAAGTTCTCCCTCGAAACGCGGGAGAAGACGCCATGAGATCGGCAGCCATGGGCCTTGCCCTCTCTCTGTTGGCCGCCACTTCCTGCTTGGCGGCGGAACCTTTCGCCCGTGCAAGCGTCGATGACGACGGTCAGATCGTGCCTGGCCAGCAGGTGCACGTCATCGTCGACGTCTTCGTTCCGGATTTCTTTACCTCGCCTCCTCAGTTCCCGCTGTTCGACCTTCCCAACGCCGTCGTCACGCTCGCGAACGAGCGCCCGCAAAATCTGCTGCAGACCATCGATGGCGTTCAATATTCCGGAATTCGCAGGACCTATGCCGTCGTTCCGGAGGTATCGGGAACGTTCACCCTGCCGTCGGTGCCGATCGAGCTCGGCTATTCGGAAGACGGGAGACGGGTCAAGGGAACGGTGCAACTTCCATCCATCGGCTTCAATGTCATCGGTTCGGCATCCGGACAACGGACACCGGTCTTCGCCGCCCGCCAGATCGCGCTCACCCAGTCCTTCGACCGGAATCCCTCACAGCTCAAGGTCGGCGATGCGGTCGTGCGGACCGTGACCGTCTTCGGCGAGGATACACAGGCCATGATGATACCGCAGGTCGTCATCGGCGAGGCTGCCGGTCTCAGGCAATATCAAAAGCCACCGCAGATCGCGGATAACATCGTGAGCGGAAATACGACGGGAAGCAGGCGTATAGAGACCATCGTCTACACGGCGGACAAGGCCGGCACCTTCCGCATCCCCGCGATTTCCTATCCATGGTTCGATGTCGACGCGCATCAGGCCAGGACCGCCACGTTACCGACTGTGGCCGTCACCGTCATCGATGCTCCGGCATCGTCCGACATCATCGCGCCCGAGCTTCGGCAGGAGACGGCGCCGAGCCGTTCCCGAACCCTGACGGCCGCAGCGCTGGCCTCGGGCTGCGCTCTTTGCGTTGCCGTCCTATGGGCGGGTCGGCGCTTCCTGCCACGGTTTTCAAACGGAATGCGAGCCTGGCGTCGCCCGCGCCCAAACTCGGAACACGTGGAATTCAAGCGGCTGATGAACTCAATCGCCGGTGATGAAGAGAGTGCCGTCTATCAGGCTTTGATGCGCTGGACACGAGTGGTCGGCTATTCCTCGATTTCGACATGGATGACCGCCTCGTCCGATCCCGACTTGGGATCGCAGATAGAGGCCATAGAAAAAGCCCTCTTCGGTTCCGGAACCGATGGCGCTCCATTCGACCGGCAGGCGTTGGCGGATGCTGTTCGCAGGTCGCACATCGCAAAACCTGCTCCAGGCAGCTTGCGGGGCGGTGCCCTGCCACCGCTCAATCCAGGCGCGGCTTCGCCCACTTCCGTAAATTTACGCCGGTGGTAACATTTGCCGCCGGGCATTTACCGTAACGTACTTCCGAACAGCCGCATCGAAGGCAAAGCTGTTCTTTCAATTTCGGAGGCAAGGATGGCTTTGGCATTCGAAAACGAGCGGACAGCGGACGGCGGCCCCGAGGGCATGGTCTGGATCCCCGGCAGGACCTTCACGATGGGATCGGACAACCACTATCCGGAGGAGGCCCCTACCCATCCGGTAAGGGTCGACGGCTTCTGGATCGAGGAAACGCCGGTGACGAACCGGAAGTTCGTGGCATTCGTCGACGCCACCGGCTACGTGACTTTCGCCGAGAAGGCTCCCGATCCCAAAGACTATCCGGGCGCACGCCCCGAAATGCTGAAGGCAGGATCGCTCGTCTTCTTCCAGCCGAAGAATGTTGCTGGCCCGGACATAACGCAGTGGTGGAAATTCAAGTTCGGCGCGAACTGGCGCCGTCCGCTCGGCGGACTGAGTGACCTGCGTGGAAAGCTGGACCATCCTGTTGTCCATATCGCCTGGTGCGATGCCAAGGCCTATGCGGACTGGGCGGGCCTCAATTTGCCGACCGAGGCGGAGTGGGAACTTGCCGCCCGCGGTGGCCTGGACGACGCCGAATTCGCCTGGGGGGATGAACTCATGCCCGACGGTCGCCCGATGGCCAATACGTGGCAGGGAACATTTCCGACGCTCAGCACCAAGCCTGCGGGAAAAGAACGGACCTCGCCCGTGCGCTCTTTCCCACCGAACGGCTACGGCCTTTACGACATGATCGGCAATGTGTGGGAGTGGACCTCCGATTATTGGTCAGCACGGCACACCGAACCTGCCGCCAAATCCTGCTGCATCCCGAGCAATCCCCACGGCGGACCGGCAGATGCGAGCTACGACCCCATGCAACCACAAATCCGCATCCCGCGGAGGGTGCTGAAGGGCGGCTCGCATCTCTGCGCCCCGAACTATTGCCGTCGTTATCGCCCGGCCGCCCGCCATGCCGAGCCGGAGGATACGTCCACAAGCCATGTCGGCTTCCGCTGCGTGAAAAGAACGACCGCGTGACAGGAGATATCCGATGAGACCGATCCGGAACACCGAAACGATCCTCGCCTCGCTGATTGTTGCCGTGTTTACGCTGGCGGCGGGCTTCGTCAGTCCCGCCTTCTCGCAGGAGCCGCTGCCGTCATGGAACGACACGGCCGCGAAGAGCCACATCATGGCCTTTGTCAAGGCAACGGTGACGGATGGCGGCGAAGGCTACGTCGCGCCTGAAGATCGCATCGCAGTCTTCGACAATGACGGCACGCTCTGGTCCGAACAGCCCTATTACGTCCAACTCGGCTTCATGCTGGACCGGGTGAAGACATTGGCGCCGCAACACCCGGAATGGAAGGAGAAGGAACCGTTCAAATCCATCCTTGCCGGCGATCTGAAAGGGATCGCAAAGAGCGGCGAGAAGGGCATCGTCGAACTCGGCATGGCAACGCATGCCGGAATGACGACTGACCAGTTCGCCTCGATCGTCACGGACTGGTTCGCAACGGCAAAACATCCGAAGACGGGCAAGCCGTATACGGAGATGACGTATCTGCCGATGCGCGAACTGCTCGACTATCTGCGCGCCAACGGCTTCAAGACCTACATCGTCTCCGGCGGCGGCGTGGAGTTCATGCGGCCGATTACGGAAAAGGCCTATGGCATCCCGCCGGAACAGGTGGTGGGAAGCACAATCACCACCGAATTTGCGATCGTCGACGACGTACCTGTCCTGAACCGTCTACCGGAAATCGACTTCATCGACGATGGCCCTGGCAAGCCTGCCGGTATCAACAAGTTCATCGGGCGCAAGCCGATCTTCGTTGCAGGCAATTCCGACGGCGATTACGAGATGATGCGGTGGACGACCGCGGCGAAGAGCCCGGGCTTTGCGATGCTGATCCACCATACGGACGGCGATCGCGAATATGCCTACGACCGCCAGTCCGCGTTTGGGAAGCTGGACAAGGCGCTCGACGAAGCCGGACGCCGCAACTGGCTGGTCGTTGACATGAAGAATGACTGGAAGAAGATCTTCGCTTTCGAATAGTCAGGGCTGATGGCGGCAAGCCGGGGGCCGGGCCTGCCTGCCCTCCCCCGGTCAGAAGTGGAATACCGCACCCACCATCGGGCCGTGCTCCACGATATCCTCGGTGAGGCTGCCATTGCTGTAGTTGACGCCAAGCGCTCTGTAACCGGC of Rhizobium sp. NXC24 contains these proteins:
- a CDS encoding BatD family protein produces the protein MRSAAMGLALSLLAATSCLAAEPFARASVDDDGQIVPGQQVHVIVDVFVPDFFTSPPQFPLFDLPNAVVTLANERPQNLLQTIDGVQYSGIRRTYAVVPEVSGTFTLPSVPIELGYSEDGRRVKGTVQLPSIGFNVIGSASGQRTPVFAARQIALTQSFDRNPSQLKVGDAVVRTVTVFGEDTQAMMIPQVVIGEAAGLRQYQKPPQIADNIVSGNTTGSRRIETIVYTADKAGTFRIPAISYPWFDVDAHQARTATLPTVAVTVIDAPASSDIIAPELRQETAPSRSRTLTAAALASGCALCVAVLWAGRRFLPRFSNGMRAWRRPRPNSEHVEFKRLMNSIAGDEESAVYQALMRWTRVVGYSSISTWMTASSDPDLGSQIEAIEKALFGSGTDGAPFDRQALADAVRRSHIAKPAPGSLRGGALPPLNPGAASPTSVNLRRW
- a CDS encoding formylglycine-generating enzyme family protein, which gives rise to MALAFENERTADGGPEGMVWIPGRTFTMGSDNHYPEEAPTHPVRVDGFWIEETPVTNRKFVAFVDATGYVTFAEKAPDPKDYPGARPEMLKAGSLVFFQPKNVAGPDITQWWKFKFGANWRRPLGGLSDLRGKLDHPVVHIAWCDAKAYADWAGLNLPTEAEWELAARGGLDDAEFAWGDELMPDGRPMANTWQGTFPTLSTKPAGKERTSPVRSFPPNGYGLYDMIGNVWEWTSDYWSARHTEPAAKSCCIPSNPHGGPADASYDPMQPQIRIPRRVLKGGSHLCAPNYCRRYRPAARHAEPEDTSTSHVGFRCVKRTTA
- a CDS encoding HAD family hydrolase, which gives rise to MRPIRNTETILASLIVAVFTLAAGFVSPAFSQEPLPSWNDTAAKSHIMAFVKATVTDGGEGYVAPEDRIAVFDNDGTLWSEQPYYVQLGFMLDRVKTLAPQHPEWKEKEPFKSILAGDLKGIAKSGEKGIVELGMATHAGMTTDQFASIVTDWFATAKHPKTGKPYTEMTYLPMRELLDYLRANGFKTYIVSGGGVEFMRPITEKAYGIPPEQVVGSTITTEFAIVDDVPVLNRLPEIDFIDDGPGKPAGINKFIGRKPIFVAGNSDGDYEMMRWTTAAKSPGFAMLIHHTDGDREYAYDRQSAFGKLDKALDEAGRRNWLVVDMKNDWKKIFAFE